The Haloplanus sp. CK5-1 genome segment GCTCCCCGCGGCGACCCGACTCGCCCTCTACGGCGGGATGATGGTCGCGGGCGCGTTGCTCTGTCTGCTCGCGCTGGTCGCGTACGACCGGCTCCGTCCCCGGGGTCGCGCCGTCGCCCTGATGGTCGCCGGCCTCGCTTTGACGCCGCTCGCGGTCCCCGCTTCCCTCGCACCCACTCCCGGCGTGGCGGGAGACCTCCCACCGGAACTGGCTGCCGGTCTGGTCGGCCTGATCGTCTTCGGACAGGCGCTCCTGTGGCTCTGTCTCGCGGCGACTCACGCACGCCTCCACACCGACCGCTCGCACGCCGACGCCGCGACGAGCGGCGACCCCGTCGCGGCGGACTGACCGTCCTCAGTCCAACACCGATCCGTTCAGGATCGTCGTTCCCCCCAGCGGTACCGCCCGAGAGAGCGTGCCGTGGACGTAACAGCACGCTTCGGCCGCACGTACCAGGCGCCGAACGTCGGCTTCGGGAGCGTCGGTCCGGAGGGTGGTCACGTACTCGATCCCCTCGAAGTCCGCGGGGCGGTCACGGAGGCCGAGTCCGCCCCGGCGGTCGATCTCCCCCTCCACGTCGACCGAGAGCTCGTCGAGTTCGATTCCCAGCCTGATCGCGTTGCGGACGTACTGGGCCTGCAGACAGAAGGCAAAGCCCGCGAGGAAGTACCGCAGGGGTCGCGGCGCCGTCCCCGTTCCCCCGACCTTCGAGACGGGTTCGTCGGCATCGAAGACGAACCCGTCCGCTCGCGCCCGTGCGTGGTAATTTCGAAGGGTTTCGGCCTCGACGCTGGGGTGACCGGGCTTGATCTCACGGGCGTCCCGAAGGCCTTGGATCCGGCGATTCAACCGCTCCTGGAGCGACGTGTCGACGAGCGACATACCGCCGAGAGGTGCGTGGCTCAGTTAGTTCCGACGGCGTGGACGCGGTACGCCCCCCGCTCGACGCCGTCGTCGTGGTAGCGGACGGGTTCCTCGACGGCGACGATCCGGTCGTCCCCGGCTGTGACGGCCGTGACGACGCCCTCCGTGTCAACCCGTCTCACGGGTCCGTCGACCGGATCGACGACCCGGAGGCCGTGGACGCCAGGGTCGCGGACGCGGAACCCCTGTGCGACGGGGACGACGAGTCGGCGTCCAGTGGTCGCGATTTCCGACGCGAACCCGCCGAGCGCCGCGGTGAAGCGGTGGCGTCCGTCCGGTGTGTAGCCGATCGCAGCGGTCGCTCGCCCGTGGCGTGCCTCGGTCTCCCGCCCCTCGACGGGGTAGGTGTTGCCAGTGATGACGACGACGCCGTCCGGCGTCGCGTGGACGTGGTTCGGGTAGGCGTACACCCGGTCGCCGTCGACGGCCGTCGGCGTCGCGGCGTCGACCCGCCAGCGGGTGTCGCCCGACCGCGAGAGTCGGTAGCCCCGGTGGTCGGCGTGGCTTGCGACGGCGATCCCGCCCGGCCACAGCGAGACGTCGCCGACGCGCCGGTCACCCTCGGCCTCGGGGTCCCACCGCAGGTCGACCGCCCCCGTCGTGGCGTCGTGGAACACCAGTCCGTCGTCGTGGTCGCCGGGACAACGGTTGTAGGCGACGGCGACGCGGTCCCCGTCCGTGTCGAGGGCGACCGGCGAGGCGTCGGTCCGGGCGCGCCACTCGACCGTCCCGTCCGGGGCGAACGCGAGGACGACACCCTCGAAGCGTCGCGTCTCGCCCGCGCGTTCGTACCGCCGCGCGGCGACGACGGCCCGATCGCCGGCCGTCACAGCGTCGACGACGAACGGTAGCGAGAAGCGGTCGTCGCTCGTCGGGCGGCCGACGGTCTCTGCGGTCGCCAGCCGCCACCGTACCTCGCCGTCCGCGGCGTCGTGGAGTCGCACCTCGCCGCGCGGACTCCGCTCGCCGACGAGGACGCCGCCGGCGAACGGTGTCAGGGTGACGACGCTCGTCGCGTCCCGGTCGCAGGGGACGTGCCAGCGCCCTTCGAGGGTCGCCGAGTCGAGCGCCAGCAGATCGCCGTCCGCGCTCCCGACGACTGCGAGGTCGGCGACGAGCGTCGTCGCCGACCGCCGGCCACCGTGGCGCGAGCCGGCGGGATCGATCGTCCCCAGGTCGGTCGACGTGTCGCTCACGTCACGCCTCGTCCTCGACCGGGAACGCCTCGTGGAGGAGGTCGTGGGCCTCGCCCAGCCCCGCGAGGACGTCCTCGCCCTGGCCGGTGAGGCGACCGACCGCCCGTTCGGCGTCGCGGACGGCGACCAGTCGCCCTCGGAGGTAGTCGTACTCGTCGTCGTCCGCGTCGGCCGCGGCGATCTCTTCTTCCAACTCTACCAGCGCGGCGTCGAGGTGGCGCTCGATCCCGGCGAGCGTCTCCGCCTCCGCCAGCGCCTCGATCGGGCCGTCCAGGTGGCCCTCCAGTTCCGTCTTCGCGTGCTCGCGCGCGCTTCGGTCCTCGGTGCCGAGGACGTTCATCAGTCCGAGTCGGAGTGCTTCTATCTCGTGGCAGGTCATCGTTACAGGGTTTGGTCTACGAGTTCAGAAACGATTCGGTCGCGATCCAGGTGATCCGAGACGATACGCCCGGCGTCGTTCTCGTCGACGCCGCCGTACCAGACGCCGTCCGGGTAGACGGCGACCATCGGCCCCTCGCCACACCGCCCGAGACAGGACGACCGCGTGATGCGGGCGTCGCAGGCCTCGGAGTCGCGAGCCGTCTGTCGCAGGCGTTCGAGTACCGCCGGCGCGCCGTCGGCCGCGCACGTCTGGTTCGTACAGACCGCGACGTGCTTCTCCGGCGCGTCATGGGCGTGGGGCTCGTCGTCGACGGTCGAGCGGTCGGCGTGGGCGGCCTGGTGGGTGAGCGCCCGCAGCGTCGCGCGAGCGCCGCCGACGTCCTCCTCGTAGCCGTCGAGTTCCACCTTGTACTTGCAGGTGTCACACGACATGTCCACGCTGTCGGTGCGGGCGGCCTGCCAGCGGTCGCCGAGGACGTCCAGCAGTCGCGAGTCGGTGCCCAGCGGATCGCCAGCGGCGGCGTCGACGTAGGGGTAGTCGGCGTCGAACGCCTCGGCCCCGTCGCGGATGCGGCCGGTGAGGACGCCGTCGCCGAGCATGTACGGCAGGACGACACACGCGTCCGGACGGCGCTTGGCGACGTCGTGGAGGCGGTCGTCGAGGCGAGGGTCGGTGACGCCGATGAACGCCGGCTGGACCGTCGAGAACGCCCGTCCCTCCGCGAGCAGTCGCGCCAGTTTCGCAACGTCCGCGTTGGCGTCGGGGTCGCTCGATCCCCGGGCACAGAGCACGACCGCCACGTCGTCGCTCCCGCGGTCGACGCCCAGGTCGGCCTCGACCGCCGCCGCCCGTTCGTCGAGCAGGTCGACGATGGCCGGGTGGATACCCAGGTGCGAGCCGTTGTGGATGGTGAGGTCGGGATGAGTCGTCCGCGCCCGCTTGACCGCAAGCGGCACGTCGTTTTTGACGTGGCTGGCCGCGAACAGGGAGAGGTGGACGACCGTGATCGTCGAGACGGCGGGTGCGAGCCCCGCGATGGCGTCCGTGATCGACGGCTCCGCGAGTTCGAGGAAGCCGGCGTCGACGGGCACGCCGAGGCGTTCCTCCAGCCCTACGGCGAGGGTGCGAACCTGTTCGTTCGATTTCTCGCGGCGCGAGCCGTGGCCGACGAGCAACACCGCCTCGTCGTCGAGGCTTCCCGATACCCCTGCGGGCGTCGTCTCCGCCGAGTCGTCGGTGCGCCCGCTCATGCGTCGATCCGGTCGAGGCTCCGCAGCAGTTTCGCGCGTCGCGACGGCGCGAAGAGTCCGCTCCCCCCGCTGCCCTCGTACAGCCACGGGCCCACGTCCGGGGCGGCGTCGTCCGCGAGGCCGAACCAGTACCCACCCGAGGAGCTCTCCGACACCTCGCCGGTCGGGGCGGCGACCGGTATCGCAGACAGCAGCGCGTCGATCCGCTCCAACAGCCGCCGGTCGTCGTGGACAAAGGAGATCCCCACCGTCCCCGCCGAGGACTTGAAACAGACGGTCCCACACCCCTCCAGCAGGCCCCGTAGGAGTTGGCGGCGGTGCTCGTCGAAGGTGTCGAGGCGGTACCCCCCCGGTTGGCCGTCGATCGGCAGGCCGAAGGCGGCGCTCGCCCGGTCGGCGAGGTCGCCGAACACCTGCACCGTGAACTCCTCCTCGGCGCGCGTGATCGAGGTGTCGTGGGCGTACTCCCGTTCGACGATGCGGTCGTCGACGCCGGTCCCCCCCACGGTGTCGTCGGCCCCCGCGACCGCCGCCAGTCGCTCCGCGGCCGTCCCGTCGTTCGTCCGCACGGTCACGCAGTCGGCGGTCAGGTCGCCGTCGCCGGCGACCCGCCCCCAGAAGTACGCCGTCTCGGGGTGGGCCGCGAGCATGTCCGCGGGTGGGTCGAGCGCGCTCATCGTTCCTCCACGGTGATGGCGTCGACCGGACAGGCCGCGGCGGCCCCTCGGGCGTCCGCTATGCGGTCGTCGTCGCAGTCGAGGGCCACCGTCCCCTCCGTCTTGGCCCCCGCGACCGTCGCCAGCCCGTCGTCGGCCTCGACGAAGCGGTCGTCGCGGACCAGACAGGCGAAGATGCCCTCACAGGCGCCGCGGTCGAGTCGGATGCGATAGCGGGTCATCAGTAGTCGTACTTGCTCTCGTAGCCCCGCGGCGTGACCATCCGTCCGTCCCAGACGTACGTCTCCTCGTTGCCGACGATGATCGTCGTCGTCATGTCGATCAGGTCGGTCTCGCCCAGGCCCTCCAGGTCGCCGAGGTCGACGATTTCGGTCTTCTCGTCCTCGCGGCCCGCGCCGTGGACGATCCCCACCGGCGTCTCCGGATCGCGGTGTTCCAGCAGGATCTCGCAACACTTCTCGAAGTTCTCGCGGCGCTTCCGGCTCCACGGGTTGTAGATGGCGACGGTGAACCCTTCCTTGGCGGCGGCGTGGAGGCGCGACTCGATCGTCGGCATGTCGGTGAGGTGGTCCGACAGCGAGATGGAGACGGTGTCGTTGACCAGTGGCGCGCCCAGCCGTGCCCCACAGGACTGTGCGGCGGGGACGCCGGGAACCACCTCGAAGTCGACCATCGAGGCCGTTCCACCCTTGGATTCGAGGATCTCCAGCGCCAGCCCCGCGAGCGCGTAGACGTTCGGGTCGCCGCTCCCGATGATCGCCACGTCGTTGCCCGCGAGCGCGCGGTCGATGGCCTCCTCGGTGCGCGAGACTTCGCCGCACATCGGCGTGTCGTACAGCTCGTCGGCCGACTCGGTCACCTCGTCGGGCAGGAGGTCGACGTACGTGGTGTAGCCGACGACGTGTTCCGCGTCGAGCAACGCCCCGCGGGCGCGCTCGGTCATTCCTTCGGGTTGGCCGGGGCCGAGGCCGACCGCCACGAGGCGGCCGGGGTCGGCGTCGAAGTCGTCGACGGTCGAGCCCACCTTCTCGTCGGTCGACCCGCCGCCACAGGACGATCCGCTCCCCGACGAATCGTCGGCCGAGGCGCCGCATTTCGACGCCGTCGTCTCCGTGTCGGTCGTTGTCGACGCGCCGCATTTCGAGTCGGTTGCTTCGGCCTCGGTCGTCGCCGACGCCCCGCAGGTCGTCTCCGTCTCGGTACTCGCCGTCGTGTCAGTGTCTTCGGTACTCATTGTCAGAAGTCGTCGACGTCACGCCCGCCGCGCGGGGTGACGAGGTGGTCGCCGTGGTCGTTCGTCCAGATGGTCGTCTCGGCGTTGCCAACGATGATCGAAGTGCCCATGCCTCCGACCTCGTCGTCGTGGGCGGTCGCCTCGCCGAGAGTGGTGATGGTGTGTGTCTCGCCGTCGCGGTTGCGCCCCGCGTCCTCGCGGCCGGCGTCGTTGACGATTGCGATGGGCACGTCGTCGGCGCGTTCCTGTCGGATCACGTCGATCGCTCGCTCGTAGTCCCGCCAGCAGTTGTAGAGGACGATCACGAACCCGCTGATCGCGGCCGCGCGGAGTTTCTCCTCGATCTCGTCCCACCCGCGCCACTTGTCGGACAGCGATACCGTACAGAAGTCGTTCGAGAGGGGCGCGCCGACGTTGGCCGCGCCGCCCAGCGCCGCGGTGACGCCCGGAACGACCTCGATCGGCACGTCCCTAACGTCGTCCTCCTCGGCCATCAGGTAGAGCAGGTCGCTCTTGCCGTAGACGTTCGGGTCACCTCCGGAGACGTGGACCACGTCCTCGCCCGCCCGCACCCGCTCGAACGCCTCGCGCGCGAGTTCGATCTGTCGCCCCATCGACGACCTGACGATCTCTTGCCGGCTACCGTCCGGCCGGACCGCGACGTGGCCCTCGGCGTCGGTGTGGGTGCTCTCGACGGCGTCGACGGCTTCGCCGTCACCGGACTCCGTCCGGTTGCCCGAGGAGCGTCGCTCCTCGCCGTCCCCCCGAGGCGTCCCCGACGCCTCGCTCCCCCCGTCGGCCACGGCGTCCGCCGGCGGGAGCGTGCCGTCGCGACGGAGGAACTCCTGGTAGAGCGTCGAGGCGATCACGCAGTCGGCGGTGGCGATCACGTCCGTCGCTCGCTGGGTCATCGCGTGGGGGAGGCCGGGGCCGATGCCGACCACGTAGAGGGTCCCCATCCCGTCGGTGTCGGCGGCCATCAGCGACCCACCGCCACGGTCACCGCGTCGTCGAACCGCTCTTTCTCGCGGGCGAGTTCGTGGTCGCGGCCGCCGGCGATGGCCGACGCCTCCGCGATGCCCGGCCAGCCGATGAGTTCCTTCGACCGCGAGGGGCTGGGCCCCTCGAACGCCTCCAAGGTCCCCTTCTCGAAGAGGACGACGCCGAGACCGGCCTCCCGGGCCGCCTCGTAGAGTCCCGCCTCGCCCTCCTTGCGGGTGCCCGTCGCGACGAAGTCGACGTCGTCGAGGGTCAGATCGAGGTCGGACAGGGCCGCCTCCCACGCCTCGCGGACCTGGTGGGCGTCGACGCCCGACACCGTGCCGGTGCCGAGGACGACCCCCTCGTCGGCGTTGCGCTTGAGGACGGTCACGTCGTCGCCGACCAGTACCGCTCGGGGCCCGTCGAGGCGCGCGACCGGGCCGAGCTCCTCGTTCAGGACGGCGAGGTTGGTCGCCACGGTCGAGTCGCCGTTGACGACGTGGGTGTCGAGTGCCTTGGCCTTGCTCTCGACGCCCTGCTTGCCCGCCGCCTCGCTGGCGGTCGTCATCGCGGGCACCGCGCCCATCTCCGCGAGGTCGTTCGCCACCTGGTTGGCACCGTGGTGGCCGCCGGTGATGGGGATGGCCCACGTCAGTTCCTCGTCGACGACGACGATGGCGGGATCGTCCCACTTGTCGTCGAGCAGCGGCGCGGTCTTGCGCATCGCGATCCCCGAGGCCATCAGGCCGACGAAGCAGTCGTACTCGCCCCAGAGGTCGGCGAAGACGTCGCCGTGGTACTCGACGACGTCGACCGTCTCGTAGCCCTGACCGATCCCCGCCTCGATCTCTCGGGCCGTGTCCAGTTTCCGCTCGAAGCTGATGATCGCTATCTCCTCGGCCACCTCGCCGTCCGAATCCGGCGTCGAACAGTGGCCGCCCGAGTCGTCTCCGTCCGTCGTGGTGTCGCTGTCCGTGCTCATTAGTCGTCGGCCTCCGTCGCGTCGCCGCTCGCCCAGTCGCCGTACAGGTAGGACCGTTCGTACCCCTCGGTGCTCCCGCCCCGCACCGCCTCGCCGATCACGACCAGCGCCGAGGCACGGTAGCCCGCCTCGGCCACCCGGTCGCCGATGGTGGCGACCGTCCCCTCGATTACGTCCTCGTCGGGCCACGAGGCGTGGTAGATCACCGCGACCGGCGTCTCGGGGTCGTGGCCGGCCTCCAGCAGGCGGTCCATCGTCTCCGCAACCGCGTGGGTGCCGAGGTAGATGCAGGTGGTCACGTCGCCCATCCCGACGAACTCCGCGATGTGGTCCTCATCGGGGTCGAGGGTCTTCCCCTGTGGCCGGGTGAAGGCGACGTGGTTGGCGACGCCGTTGAGCGTCAACTGGGTCCGCAGGGTCGCACTCGCGGCGAACGCCGAGGTGACGCCGGGGACGATGTAGGTCGGGACGTCCTCCCGTTCGAGGGCGTCCATCTGTTCGAGCGCCGCGCCGTAGACTGCCGGATCGCCGCTGTGGAGGCGGACGACCGTCCGCCCGTCCTCGTAGGCGTCGCGCATGAGCGGGATCAGTTCCTCGAGGTCCTTCCCGACGCTCGACACCCGTTCGGCGTCGGCGCAGTAGCGCTCCAGCAGTTCGCTGTTGACGAGCGACCCCGCGTGGACCACGAGGTCCGCCGCCTCGACGAGTTCGCGCCCGGTGACGGTCAGCAAGCCGGGATCGCCCGGCCCCGCGCCGATGAAGGGGATGCCCTCGCCGCGGTCGCCCGCCGACCGCTCGGCGATGCGGGGGTCGCGCTCTTCGCGGCGCGCCTCGGCCTCGGCGTCGATGGCCGCCTGTGGGTCGGTCATCGGGGCGGCACCTCCGGCACCACGTCGCCACAGGCCTCGCCCTCGGCGCGTTCCCACGCGATGGGGTCGACGGGCGACCCGCAAGTCCCCTCCCCGTCCTCGTCGTCGACGGGTTCGCCCCCGTCGGTGGCCGTCCGTGCCTCGTCGAACGCCGCCGTCGCCGGCGTCGTCTCCAACTCCCGCTTCTCCGCGTAGGCCAGCGTGTAGTAGTCCCGGTCCTCGAGCGCAGACGGATCCTCGGTGACGACCGTCTCCCCCTGTTCCATGAACAGGCGGCGGCCGTACTGCACGTCGTAGCCGGCGTCGACGAGGCCCTCGTGGGTCGCGGGCACGTCGGTCACCTTGAACAGGATCATGCGGTCTGGCCCGGTCGGGGCCGCGCCGCGGGCGGCCTCGCGGAGCGCGAGGCTCGACCCCGCCGCGACCTCCACGCCCAGCGCCGTCGCGAACGCGGTGACGGCGCTCACCCCCGGCACGACCTCGAGGTCGACGGCCGGGTGGAAGGTATCGAGCGTCCGCCGGAGGTGGCCGAAGGTCGAGTAGACGTTCGGGTCGCCGAGGGTGACGAACGCGACGGTGCCCTCTCGGGCACGGGGGGCGATTTCGGCCGCCGCCGCCTTCCACGCCCGCCGGAGTTCGTCGTCGTCGCGGGTCATCGGGAAGTCGAGGTCACCGATCTTCGACTCCGGGACGTGGTCGGTCGCCACGGTCTTGGAGAGGCGGCCGGGCGAGTACACCACGTCCGCGCCCTCGAGGGCGCGCTTGCCCCGAACGGTCACGAGGTCGGCATCACCGGGGCCGAGACCGACGCCGTACAGCGTCATCGCTCCCCCTCGTCGACGCCGCCGACGAGCATGTACACCGGGTTGTCCGAGTCGAAACTCGTCGCGCCCGCGAGGTCGTAGCCGTGGCTCACTTGAAACTGCACCACCTCGTCGAGCAAGTCCCGGTCGCGGAAGGCCCGAGTCGCCTCGCCCGCCACCTCCAGTCGCGAGACGTTCATCACGACCCGGTCCACGCCGGTCTCGACGGCGTAGTCGAGCACCGCCTCGTAGTTTCGACTCCCGCCCAGAAACAGGGCGTCGGCGTCGTCGGGCAACCCCTCGGGGGCTTCGGCCTCCCGGAGATCGACTGGCGTCGTCACGTCGTTGGCGTCGAGGTTCTTGCGCGCGACCGAGAGCCGTTCGGGCTTTCGCTCGACGGCGGTGACGCGCCCGGCACGACGCGCCGCCTGAACCGTGACGGCACCGGTACACGGGCCGACCTCGGCGAAGTGGTCGTCCGGGTGCAAGTCGAGTTTGTCGAGGAGGACCGCCCGGACCTCCGACTTGGTCGGGCCGGCCTTCGCGTCGTGAGGGAGCGCTACGCTGGACATCGACGGAAACAACTACCGTGGACCGTAAAACAATTTTGGTTGATTTAATAAAACTGCACTTTCAAAAATCGGCGGAGTGACGCAACTATGGCAAAAATACTTGAGTAGCCGGTTCGCAGTGGGCGTGATGGCAGAGAACGCCGACGGGGGGTCGGGCGTCCTCCGGAGCAAGCGCTCGGCGACACGGTATCAGATTCTGGTCGGCATCGCCGAGCGACAGCCGGCGGTCAGCCAGCAGGAGATTGCGGACGCCGTCGGCATCACGGCCCAGGCGGTGAGCGACTACGTCCAAGACCTGGTCGAGGAAGGGTACGTCCGGAGTCCGGGACGGGGCCGCTACGAGGTGACCAAGGAGGGCGTCGACTGGCTCATCGGCCGGACGGACGAGCTCCGGGAGTTCGTCACCCACGTCTCCGAGGACGTGATCGGTCAGGTGGAGATCGAGACCGCCCTCGCGACCGCCCGGATCGAGGAGGGTGACGCCGTCTCGCTCTCGATGCGGGACGGCGTCCTCCGCGCGACCCCCGGCGCGGCCGGGAGTACAACTGCGGTTGCAGTCACGAGCGCCGACCCGGAGGGCGACGTCGGCGTCACCGACTTCGAGGGCGTCCTCGACTACGACCTCGGGCGGGTGACGGCCGTCTCGATCCCCCGGGTACAGGACGGCGGGAGTGGGGCGGTGGCGACGGGAACGGTCGTCGACCACGCCACAGAGAGTGACCTGGTGGCGACTGCGGGGACCGAGGCGTTGGCGACCGCGCGGGCGGCCGGCCTCGCTCCCGACGTGCGCTTTGGTACCCCGCAGGCGGTCGGCGAGGCCGCCGCCCGCGGGTTGGACGTGTTGCTTCTGGCCGTGGCCGACGAACTCTCGACCCACCTCGATCACCTCCGCGACGACAGTATCAACTACGAAGTCGTCGACACGGCGGAGTAGTCGGACCGCCGCTCACACCACGACCGTCCCGCCCAGTTCGGGTGCCTCGGCGTCGAACCCGTCGGCCCGGAGTTCCTCGGCGAACCACGCACACCGGTCGCCGTGGTTCACCAGTATCCGGCTGTCGCGGTACGAATCGAGCACCGACACCAGCCCCTCACGGTCGGCGTGGGCAGAGAAGTCGTACTGTTCGACCTGCGCAGCGACGGGCATTACCCGTCCGTCGATTTCGGCTCGCCCCGTCTCGATCAGGCTCCGACCCGGCGTCCCCTCCACTTGGTAGCCGGTCATGGTGATCTTGTTGGTCGGATTGGTTCGAATCGCGGGGATGTACGTCATCGCGGGGCCGCCGGAGAGCATCCCGCTCGTGGTGATGATCGCCGCTCGCTGGTCCGTGATCCGCTCGCGCTGTCCGTCGCGGCCGGTGACGAAGCGAGCGTGGGACTTCGCCCGCCGAAGCGCGTCCGCGTCGCGGACGAACTCGGGGTGGCGCCGGAGCATCTCGGTGACGTCTTTACCCATCCCGTCGACGTAGCAGGGGATGTCGTGGGCCTCGCAGACGAGCATCATCTCCTGAGTCCGTCCGATGGCGAAGGCCGGGACGACGACCGTCCCGCCCTCCCACAGCGTCGTCTTGACGCTCTCGGCGAACCGTTCCTCGACCACACCTCGGCGCTCGTGGTCCACGTCGGCGTAGGTGCTCTCGCAGACGACGACGTCGGCTTCGGGGCGTGCCGTCGTCCCGGGGACGAGTCGCTGGCCGTTCGGTCCGTTCCGGTCGTCCGCACTCCCCGAGTCCCCCCCGTCGTCGGTGTGGAAGTCGCCGGTGTACAGCAGACGGGTGTCGCCGTCGCTGACCGAGACGTGCGCGCTCCCCGGGATGTGTCCCGCGTCGAAGAACGTCACCTCGTGGCCGGCGGCCTCGAACGACTCCCCGTAGCCGTGGGTTTCGGACACCTCGGTGACCCGCTTGACGTCGTTCTCGGTGAACGGACACTGGAGCGTGCCGCCGAAGCGTCCTTGACGCTTCGAGCCACCCCTCGCTCCGCTCGCGGAGACGCCGTGGAGTTTCAGCGTGTCGCGGGCGAGCGTGAGCGCGAGTTCTCGGGTCGGTGGCGTCCAGTGGATCGGCGGCCGGGCGTCGCCCGACAGCAGCGACGGAATCGCGCCGACGTGGTCGAGGTGGCCGTGGGAGACGACGACCGAGTCGGGGCTGGGCGTCTCCACGGGGAACTGCGGCGGCGTGTCGGTCAACATACCGAAATCGAGGAGGAGGGAGTCGTTCACGAGGACGGCGCTTCGTCCGACCTCGCGTGCGCCGCCGAGAAACCGGAGCTTCATCGCCCGTCGGTAGCCGGCCGCGCCGTTAGTGTCCGTCGCTTTCGCTCTCCGGCTTCGACTCGTACTCGATCCGATCGACGCTCTCCCCCTTCGAGACGCGGTTCGTGATCCGGACCCGCCCCACCGCCCCGAGGCGGTCGACGTGCGTCCCGCCACAGGGACACAGGTCGAAGTCGCCGATGGCGACGACACGGAGCGGGTCGACGTGCTCGGGTATCTGGTCGAGTTGGGTCCGCCCCTCAGGAACCGCCGCCTCGACCGCCTCGCGGGGTCGTTCTTCCTTCTCGACCGGGAGGGCCCGATCGATCACCTCGTTCGACCGCCGCTCGATGATCGACAGATCCTCGTCGTCGAAGTCGCCCGGTTCGAAGTCGATCCACGCGCCGTCGACCGACACCCGGTTTCCCACGGTCGCCGCCCCGTACGCGTCGAGGACGACCCGCGAGACGACGTGTTGGGCGGTGTGCATCCGCCGGAGTCGGTCGCGGCGATCGGCGTCGATCCGACCGGTGACCGTCGTCCCCGCCTCGGGGCGGTCGCCCTCCACCGTCCCGACGTGGTGGCGCACGTCGCCGTGATTCTTCTCCGCGTCGACGACGGTCGCCCGCCCGCCGTCCCACGACAGCGTCCCCCAGTCCGGCGGTTGCCCGCCGCCACCCGGGTAGAAGTGCGTCCCGTCGAGGACGAGGTAGTCGTCGGTCACCTCGACCACGGTCGCCTCGAACTCGGTGACGTCGTCGGCGTCGGGGAGGTAGCGCAGGTCCGTCATACCGGACCGATGGCGGCCGACGGACAAAAGGGTGTACTCCGGCCGAGCGAGACGACCCGACGCGGTCCCGGATTCCGGGAACGCGACCCGGGGTACTTTACACGTCGCCGCCGAGTTCGAGAGGAGGTGTGATAGCTATGCACGATCCGTCCGATTGGTCCCGGCGCGAGTTCGTGACCGCTTCCCTCCTCGGCACCGGCGCTATCGCCGGCTGCATGGCGCGAGGGCAACCAACCGACGCGAACGCCGACGACGCCCCCCGGTGTCTCGACGAGTGGCTGGCCGATGCGAACGCGTACGAGGGGGTGATCGACCGGTACGGCCCGGACGACACGCCGGAGGTGACTGTCGGCGACGCTCCCGGCGACGGCCACGGCTACGACGCCTTCGGTCCCGTGGCGATCCGCGTCCCGCCGGGAACGACCGTCGAGTGGACGTGGAGTGGTCGAAGCGACCCCGAAAACGTCGTCGCCCTCGACGGTTCGTTCGACAGCGGCGACCCCGTCGCAACCCACGGCGAAACTTTCGCGCACACGTTCGAAGAGCGCGGGACGTACCGCTACGTCTCGGAACCGAGT includes the following:
- a CDS encoding cobalamin biosynthesis protein, translating into MSALDPPADMLAAHPETAYFWGRVAGDGDLTADCVTVRTNDGTAAERLAAVAGADDTVGGTGVDDRIVEREYAHDTSITRAEEEFTVQVFGDLADRASAAFGLPIDGQPGGYRLDTFDEHRRQLLRGLLEGCGTVCFKSSAGTVGISFVHDDRRLLERIDALLSAIPVAAPTGEVSESSSGGYWFGLADDAAPDVGPWLYEGSGGSGLFAPSRRAKLLRSLDRIDA
- the cobJ gene encoding precorrin-3B C(17)-methyltransferase; translation: MSTEDTDTTASTETETTCGASATTEAEATDSKCGASTTTDTETTASKCGASADDSSGSGSSCGGGSTDEKVGSTVDDFDADPGRLVAVGLGPGQPEGMTERARGALLDAEHVVGYTTYVDLLPDEVTESADELYDTPMCGEVSRTEEAIDRALAGNDVAIIGSGDPNVYALAGLALEILESKGGTASMVDFEVVPGVPAAQSCGARLGAPLVNDTVSISLSDHLTDMPTIESRLHAAAKEGFTVAIYNPWSRKRRENFEKCCEILLEHRDPETPVGIVHGAGREDEKTEIVDLGDLEGLGETDLIDMTTTIIVGNEETYVWDGRMVTPRGYESKYDY
- a CDS encoding DUF3209 family protein gives rise to the protein MTCHEIEALRLGLMNVLGTEDRSAREHAKTELEGHLDGPIEALAEAETLAGIERHLDAALVELEEEIAAADADDDEYDYLRGRLVAVRDAERAVGRLTGQGEDVLAGLGEAHDLLHEAFPVEDEA
- a CDS encoding precorrin-3B C(17)-methyltransferase, whose product is MAADTDGMGTLYVVGIGPGLPHAMTQRATDVIATADCVIASTLYQEFLRRDGTLPPADAVADGGSEASGTPRGDGEERRSSGNRTESGDGEAVDAVESTHTDAEGHVAVRPDGSRQEIVRSSMGRQIELAREAFERVRAGEDVVHVSGGDPNVYGKSDLLYLMAEEDDVRDVPIEVVPGVTAALGGAANVGAPLSNDFCTVSLSDKWRGWDEIEEKLRAAAISGFVIVLYNCWRDYERAIDVIRQERADDVPIAIVNDAGREDAGRNRDGETHTITTLGEATAHDDEVGGMGTSIIVGNAETTIWTNDHGDHLVTPRGGRDVDDF
- a CDS encoding CbiX/SirB N-terminal domain-containing protein encodes the protein MSGRTDDSAETTPAGVSGSLDDEAVLLVGHGSRREKSNEQVRTLAVGLEERLGVPVDAGFLELAEPSITDAIAGLAPAVSTITVVHLSLFAASHVKNDVPLAVKRARTTHPDLTIHNGSHLGIHPAIVDLLDERAAAVEADLGVDRGSDDVAVVLCARGSSDPDANADVAKLARLLAEGRAFSTVQPAFIGVTDPRLDDRLHDVAKRRPDACVVLPYMLGDGVLTGRIRDGAEAFDADYPYVDAAAGDPLGTDSRLLDVLGDRWQAARTDSVDMSCDTCKYKVELDGYEEDVGGARATLRALTHQAAHADRSTVDDEPHAHDAPEKHVAVCTNQTCAADGAPAVLERLRQTARDSEACDARITRSSCLGRCGEGPMVAVYPDGVWYGGVDENDAGRIVSDHLDRDRIVSELVDQTL
- a CDS encoding OsmC family protein, which encodes MSLVDTSLQERLNRRIQGLRDAREIKPGHPSVEAETLRNYHARARADGFVFDADEPVSKVGGTGTAPRPLRYFLAGFAFCLQAQYVRNAIRLGIELDELSVDVEGEIDRRGGLGLRDRPADFEGIEYVTTLRTDAPEADVRRLVRAAEACCYVHGTLSRAVPLGGTTILNGSVLD
- a CDS encoding PQQ-binding-like beta-propeller repeat protein gives rise to the protein MSDTSTDLGTIDPAGSRHGGRRSATTLVADLAVVGSADGDLLALDSATLEGRWHVPCDRDATSVVTLTPFAGGVLVGERSPRGEVRLHDAADGEVRWRLATAETVGRPTSDDRFSLPFVVDAVTAGDRAVVAARRYERAGETRRFEGVVLAFAPDGTVEWRARTDASPVALDTDGDRVAVAYNRCPGDHDDGLVFHDATTGAVDLRWDPEAEGDRRVGDVSLWPGGIAVASHADHRGYRLSRSGDTRWRVDAATPTAVDGDRVYAYPNHVHATPDGVVVITGNTYPVEGRETEARHGRATAAIGYTPDGRHRFTAALGGFASEIATTGRRLVVPVAQGFRVRDPGVHGLRVVDPVDGPVRRVDTEGVVTAVTAGDDRIVAVEEPVRYHDDGVERGAYRVHAVGTN
- a CDS encoding ferredoxin yields the protein MMTRYRIRLDRGACEGIFACLVRDDRFVEADDGLATVAGAKTEGTVALDCDDDRIADARGAAAACPVDAITVEER